The Carassius auratus strain Wakin chromosome 40, ASM336829v1, whole genome shotgun sequence genome has a segment encoding these proteins:
- the LOC113058919 gene encoding olfactory receptor 52J3-like: MYPNGSVLTLVLTLHSLELTETSIYPAFIFGLITYLFILLCNLTIIITICLNRNLHKPMYILLLNLPLNDAMGATSLFPQLLHSIWSQDRSISYPACLLQGFFVHLNGGASYLILTAMAYDRYIAICCPLRYGAIMTTNNLVKIITGMWLFNVIIIIVVFSLLIPYRICQTHMTDLVCYKTALMKLLCDGIEVNNIFGLSCIIFYHGLSLSVVAFTYIHILITCVTNKQSDAKIKALQTCGTHLVVFLLLEFITLFPLLSHRSEIIPAFLRRVFSISNFIFPPLVNPLVYGFKTKEIRQKMFTCFKNKIRSF, translated from the coding sequence TCCTCACACTGGTCCTGACTTTGCACTCTTTGGAACTGACTGAGACAAGCATTTATCCTGCATTCATATTTGGATTAATAACATACTTGTTCATCTTACTCTGCAACctaacaattattattacaatttgctTGAACAGAAATCTTCACAAACCGATGTATATACTGTTGCTTAACCTGCCACTCAATGATGCAATGGGTGCCACAAGCCTTTTTCCTCAGCTGCTGCATAGTATATGGTCTCAGGACAGATCAATATCATATCCTGCATGTTTGCTTCAAGGCTTTTTCGTACATCTGAATGGTGGAGCATCTTATCTTATTCTTACCGCTATGGCTTATGACAGGTATATCGCTATCTGCTGTCCGCTGAGATATGGAGCCATTATGACTACCAATAACTTGGTGAAAATCATAACTGGGATGTggctttttaatgttattattataatagtagtTTTTTCTCTTCTAATACCTTACAGGATTTGTCAGACACACATGACAGATCTAGTCTGCTATAAGACAGCATTAATGAAACTCTTATGTGATGGCATAGAGGTAAACAATATATTTGGGTTGAGTTGCATAATTTTTTACCACGGCCTTTCACTTTCTGTTGTTGCATTcacatacattcatatattaaTCACTTGTGTTACTAATAAGCAGTCTGATGCAAAGATTAAGGCACTTCAGACATGTGGCACTCATCTAGTTGTCTTTCTGTTGTTAGAGTTTATTACTCTTTTTCCTCTTCTTTCTCATCGATCTGAGATTATCCCTGCTTTTCTACGCAGGGTGTTTTCTATTTCCAACTTTATCTTTCCTCCTCTTGTGAATCCACTTGTGTATGGTTTTAAAACTAAAGAGATCAGACAGAAAATGTTCACCTGTTTCAAAAACAAGATAAGAAGTTTCTGA
- the LOC113058918 gene encoding putative gustatory receptor clone PTE01: MAGNLSNPTFTFNLKIAQFDIHPKAMYPVFLAGVLIYVFSVLCNGAILGLIITQRSLHKPMFYILFSLPLTDLIAITSALPRVLVDILTETNDVYYPTCVLQAFLLHLYGGSIPFLLAAMSVDRYIAICNPLRYNSIMTPCKICGIIVLAWGVDFALVLVLFSLHSRMEKCKSFISNVYCDNPSLLLLSCERDFTVNNIYGLFITAFIQLSSISVQLFSYTHILITCIKHTHADSKVKALNTCIAQIATFFLFEIVTTVAILSYRIPSISSSAQRICGLMIYTVLPTVNPVIYGMKTKDIRIAFFMVWKRHKVSPVLLN; this comes from the exons ATGGCTGGGAATCTTTCAAATCCCACTTTCACATTCAACCTTAAAATTGCTCAATTTGATATCCATCCCAAAGCAATGTATCCAGTGTTCTTGGCTGGAGTTCTGATCTATGTGTTCTCTGTGCTCTGTAATGGAGCCATTCTTGGCCTGATAATCACTCAGAGAAGCCTTCACAAGCCAATGTTCTACATCCTCTTCAGCCTCCCTCTGACTGATTTAATTGCAATCACTTCTGCTCTGCCCAGGGTTCTTGTGGACATTTTAACAGAAACAAATGATGTGTATTACCCTACATGTGTTCTTCAGGCTTTTCTGCTACATTTGTATGGAGGTTCAATACCTTTTTTACTGGCAGCCATGTCTGTAGACCGGTATATAGCAATATGCAACCCGCTCAGATATAACTCTATCATGACTCCTTGCAAAATATGTGGAATCATAGTGCTGGCATGGGGCGTTGACTTTGCTTTAGTACTAGTGTTGTTTTCTCTTCACTCTAGAATGGAAAAATGCAAGTCTTTTATTTCCAATGTGTACTGTGACAACCCATCTTTGCTTTTGCTTTCATGTGAAAGGGATTTTACTGTGAACAAtatttatggtttatttataacagCATTTATACAGCTGAGCAGTATCTCTGTCCAGCTGTTCTCTTATACGCATATTCTCATCACATGTATAAAACATACACATGCTGATTCAAAAGTTAAGGCTCTAAATACATGTATAGCCCAGATCGCTACATTTTTCCTCTTTGAAATAGTGACAACTGTTGCTATATTATCATATCGGATCCCCAGCATCTCTTCCAGTGCTCAGAGGATTTGTGGTTTGATGATTTACACAGTCCTTCCGACTGTCAATCCAGTCATATATGGAATGAAAACTAAAGATATTAGAATAGCTTTCTTTATGGTTTGGAAAAGGCACAAAGTAAGCCCAG TCTTGTTAAACTGA
- the LOC113059009 gene encoding ras-related protein ORAB-1-like: protein MMNPEYDYLFKLLLIGDSGVGKSCLLLRFADDTYTESYISTIGVDFKIRTIEMEGKTVKLQIWDTAGQERFRTITSSYYRGAHGIIIVYDVTEQESFNNVKQWLEEIDRYACENVSKLLVGNKCDLASKKVVDFTTAKEFAESLKIRFLETSAKNANNVEKAFLTMASEIKKRIGTDSVRSETVKIGSKINSAPLWPGGEKSVAEEVSSCC from the exons ATGATGAATCCTGAGTA TGACTACCTGTTCAAGTTGCTGCTGATTGGTGACTCTGGTGTTGGAAAGTCATGTTTACTTCTACGGTTTGCT GATGACACTTATACAGAGAGCTACATCAGCACTATTGGAGTAGATTTTAAAATCAGAACTATCGAAATGGAGGGGAAGACTGTTAAACTGCAGATT TGGGATACCGCAGGGCAAGAACGATTTCGAACAATAACATCCAGCTATTATCGAGGGGCACATGGCATTATAATTGTATATGATGTCACCGAGCAg GAGTCTTTCAATAATGTGAAGCAATGGTTAGAAGAAATTGATCGCTACGCATGTGAAAATGTCTCCAAGTTGCTAGTGGGTAATAAGTGTGATCTTGCCTCAAAAAAGGTGGTAGACTTTACCACAGCAAAG GAATTTGCTGAGTCACTCAAAATCCGATTCCTGGAGACAAGTGCCAAGAACGCAAACAACGTAGAGAAGGCATTTTTAACAATGGCCTCTGAAATCAAGAAGAGGATCGGGACAGACAGCGTTCGGAGTGAAACTGTTAAAATCGGTTCCAAAATAAACAGTGCCCCATTATGGCCTGGTGGAGAGAAGTCAGTAGCTGAGGAGGTCAGCTCTTGTTGTTAG
- the LOC113059008 gene encoding gap junction delta-2 protein-like — MGDWSILSRFLTEVQNHSTVIGKIWLTVLLIFRILLVTLVGDAVYSDEQSKFTCNTLQPGCSNVCYDTFAPVSHLRFWVFQIVLVSTPSIFYIIYVLHKITKDEKLETERVQTEAKHTVGDYSEQLEGDGVRMGYGPQGEEWGGQDEESVEQNLLQDDFGEDGKDPTTLSSQILLIYIVHVLISSILEITFLVGQYYLFGFEVPHLFRCETYPCPTRTDCFVSRATEKTIFLNFMFSISLGCFLLNIVELHYLGWIYIFRLLCAACFLCFTPERDLYSQRNPLLLRLRHSMRSRLILQSPTTTLSEEKTGTALLSHGPAISFETDSTVECTSKRNPEEREHMRLNLANMARFTGKKSWL, encoded by the coding sequence ATGGGGGACTGGTCAATTCTGAGCCGCTTTCTAACAGAGGTTCAGAATCATTCAACGGTCATCGGTAAGATCTGGCTGACGGTGCTCCTGATCTTTCGCATCCTGCTGGTGACCCTGGTTGGAGACGCTGTGTACAGCGATGAGCAGTCCAAGTTCACTTGCAATACACTGCAGCCGGGCTGCAGCAATGTCTGCTATGACACCTTTGCACCCGTCTCACACTTGCGCTTCTGGGTCTTCCAGATTGTGCTGGTCTCAACACCTTCCATCTTTTACATCATCTATGTGCTGCACAAAATCACCAAAGATGAGAAGCTGGAGACAGAGAGGGTCCAGACAGAGGCCAAGCACACCGTGGGAGACTATTCTGAGCAGCTGGAAGGGGACGGTGTCAGAATGGGATATGGACCCCAAGGAGAAGAATGGGGTGGTCAGGATGAGGAAAGCGTGGAGCAAAATCTCCTCCAGGATGATTTCGGTGAGGATGGCAAGGATCCAACCACACTCTCCAGTCAGATTCTCCTCATCTATATTGTTCACGTCCTGATCAGCTCAATCCTAGAGATCACGTTCCTTGTCGGTCAGTACTACTTGTTTGGATTTGAGGTGCCTCATTTGTTCAGATGTGAAACGTACCCTTGTCCGACACGGACTGACTGTTTTGTGTCGCGAGCCACTGAAAAGACCATTTTCCTTAATTTTATGTTTAGTATAAGCCTGGGTTGTTTTCTCTTGAACATTGTGGAGCTTCACTACCTCGGATGGATCTATATTTTCCGCTTGCTGTGTGCTGCCTGCTTCCTGTGCTTCACGCCAGAGAGGGATCTGTACTCTCAAAGGAACCCTTTGCTGCTACGCCTCAGGCACTCAATGCGGAGCAGGCTGATTCTGCAGTCCCCCACAACCACCCTGTCTGAGGAAAAGACAGGGACGGCTTTGCTTTCACACGGCCCAGCCATCTCCTTCGAGACTGACTCTACTGTTGAGTGCACCTCAAAGAGGAACCCAGAGGAGAGGGAACATATGAGGCTGAATCTGGCCAACATGGCTAGATTTACTGGCAAAAAGTCCTGGTTGTAA